In a genomic window of Drosophila takahashii strain IR98-3 E-12201 chromosome 3L, DtakHiC1v2, whole genome shotgun sequence:
- the Tim17b gene encoding mitochondrial import inner membrane translocase subunit Tim17-A has product MEEYAREPCPYRIVDDCGGAFAMGCIGGGVFQAIKGFRNAPSGINRRLIGSIIAIKTRSPVIAGNFAVWGGMFSTIDCTLVHFRKKEDPWNSIISGAATGGILAARNGVPAMAGSAIIGGVLLALIEGVGILFTRISADQFRNPIPPAEDPSALGDPGSNFSFGSTSNQKQYQ; this is encoded by the exons ATGGAAGAATACGCTCGAGAGCCTTGTCCATATAGAATAGTAGACGATTGTGGAGGTGCCTTTGCTATGGGATGCATTGGAGGAGGTGTATTTCAAGCAATCAAAGGATTTCGTAATGCACCTTCTGGCATAAACAGAAGATTG ATTGGAAGTATAATTGCTATAAAAACTCGTTCACCCGTTATAGCAGGAAATTTTGCTGTGTGGGGTGGTATGTTCAGTACTATTGACTGCACACTTGTCCACttccgaaaaaaagaagatcCATGGAACTCTATAATAAGCGGTGCTGCAACTGGAGGAATTTTAGCTGCAAGAAATG gCGTTCCAGCTATGGCAGGTAGCGCAATAATTGGAGGCGTGCTCTTGGCTCTAATCGAAGGTGTTGGAATATTATTTACTAGAATATCAGCCGACCAGTTTAGAAATCCGATTCCACCGGCAGAAGACCCGTCGGCTCTTGGAGATCCTGGAAGTAATTTTTCATTTGGTTCAACATCTAATCAAAAGCAATATCAATAA
- the LOC123002454 gene encoding uncharacterized protein, which translates to MATAILETLKRQRSNIKRNITRIRGMVDAKEEEEQKSPAELKCRLGILESYFKQALSVQSEIETMESTDSGRADLEDSYITTKLAIQQLLGEDLHNIVFDHISAPSYSAPSRLPRLALPSFDGNHKDYKNFISSFLQLGPALEAVAAFPVTGENYAKALERLKDRYDKPALIFVETIASIFILPPAAAASAQQLRNLIDNASALYSALSSLGSDAQISEAMLIYVVMEKCDQQTKTKWNESLDYLTLPSWSQCTQILERHCQFLLSDEQSHGSERPRPTRPPARSHNSSFSLTNAPCVYCLAPSHKLLGCDKFKDLNPTARFDVVKTHRLCLNCLCRGHQLSSCPSRNRCRTCNKAHHTLLHNNHSLDSSRSHQPYPTAPPLEAATHSHSHSGQKSQVMLATAMVLVKDALGTYWPGRALLASCSQVNFVTEDFAQRLRLRRERHAVQIRSIGHSQTDIKYCTTASVKSRISSFVLSADLCIIPQISYQPDPAIDVSTWKLPENTPLADERFYQSRHVNLLLGTEAFFDALTVGQIRLVPQGPLLQKTQFGWVVTGRLQQTAPIEVSTCMALNASSIDVNLKRLWELEAVDSPPLQKPEHAICEEQYEKTTCLDSTGRIVVKLPFKADPTRLGDSFDIARRRFLSMERRLSKSPALRQQYCDFMEEYEKLGHMSPVIHPKLHEPHYYIPNHCVLKPSSESTKLRVVFDASCRTSNQLSLNDLLCVGPTLQEDLYLQLLKFRLHRYAITADVTKMYRQVNLDIIDRKYQYILWRAFSEDTLRTYQLNTVTYGTADAPFLATRSLNHLADVHQADCPIGVAIIKSSFYVDDLLTGADDLETLRIIKDQVTEILRRGHFPLTKWHSNYVGFMEDHASKKLSSCGEGLASALGVNWNQHKDTLFFKFIPRNHATRITKRSILSTASALFDPLGLLSPLVVVAKILLQELWLAGLQWDESVPENIHTAWSKCLESFQTVSILSIPRYCLQHKMRSLQLHGFCDASIRAYGCCVYLRSETSTGDVAVQLLTGKSRVAPVKKKSLPKLELCGAHLLGQLHAKLKPLLADRKVSVYFWTDSQIVFHWLKQHSVTLSAFVGNRISEIQEWTADGQWKFVPGESNPADTVSRGAATTEMAASMWFTGPQFLTQPSSQWPITPQIIDIDPTIVKAEQRRSTFTTAVISNHVLQQLTHISSYNRCIRTIAYVFRFANLSRGVKIVNPSLTSEELRRALFSIVYNIQQHSSGHALIRVGGRLQNADIPESERHPLLLPSKSHFAWIYVRHLHLRNCHAGPKALVALIRLEYWIINARDLARRVVRSCIACVRFRPKLENQLMGSLPLERVLPQQPFQRCGVDFCGPFNIYLRIRGKVPTKSYLAVFICLASKAVHIEVVSDLSTKAFLAALKRMIARRSIPTDIFCDNGTNFVGAANHLQELRAFLQDKATQEVISSYLSTDFITFHFIPPRAAHFGGLWEAAVKSAKSLLYRTLMNSRFTFEELCTITTEVEAILNSRPLSPLSPDPNDFGALTPGHFLVGKSLRAPPERTVSSTHASSLERFDAVTASKQQFWRRWSLEYLHELRSRTKWTTPSANIRANTMVIIHDDNLPPQRWKIGRVETVVPGKDGLVRVAHIRTSTGTARIGSKVQDVPLIHGASSLRRFKVLYRSTLLPFGGVGPRSSAVPLFYGLSALAGSKVQYLPVDLDALGFCRILDAFAVARGSPAS; encoded by the exons ATGGCAACGGCTATATTGGAGACTCTCAAACGGCAACGCTCGAATATTAAGCGCAACATTACGCGCATAAGAGGAATGGTCGATGCCAAGGAAGAAGAAGAGCAGAAATCGCCGGCTGAACTTAAGTGCCGTTTGGGAATCTTAGAGTCATATTTTAAGCAAGCCCTTTCGGTACAATCAGAAATTGAGACCATGGAATCCACAGATAGTGGACGTGCAGACCTGGAGGACAGTTACATAACTACAAAGTTGGCAATTCAGCAACTTCTTGGAGAGGATCTGCACAACATAGTTTTCGACCACATCTCTGCACCAAGCTACAGTGCGCCGTCTCGACTGCCAAGATTGGCACTACCTAGCTTCGATGGAAATCATAAGGATTACAAGAACTTCATCTCGTCGTTTCTGCAACTG GGACCTGCACTGGAAGCTGTCGCAGCCTTCCCGGTCACTGGAGAAAATTATGCGAAGGCGCTGGAACGGCTGAAGGACCGGTATGACAAGCCTGCCCTAATCTTTGTCGAAACGATAGCCTCGATTTTTATACTGCCGCCGGCTGCTGCGGCAAGTGCTCAACAGCTCCGCAACCTAATCGACAACGCATCCGCGTTATACAGTGCCCTTTCATCACTAGGCTCGGACGCTCAAATTTCTGAGGCGATGCTCATTTACGTGGTCATGGAGAAGTGCGATCAGCAgaccaaaacaaaatggaacgAATCACTGGATTATCTCACTCTGCCATCCTGGAGCCAATGCACGCAGATACTTGAGCGCCACTGCCAGTTTCTTCTGTCTGACGAGCAATCCCATGGATCGGAGCGGCCAAGACCGACTCGTCCCCCCGCAAGATCTCACAATTCGTCGTTTTCGCTGACCAACGCACCATGTGTATACTGCCTCGCACCCTCACACAAATTGCTCGGATGTGACAAGTTTAAGGACCTTAATCCAACCGCGCGATTTGATGTCGTTAAAACACACCGTCTGTGTTTAAACTGTCTGTGTAGAGGTCACCAACTGTCGAGCTGCCCATCGAGAAATCGCTGTCGCACCTGCAACAAGGCACATCATACCCTGTTGCACAACAACCATTCGCTAGATTCGTCTCGCTCGCACCAACCGTATCCGACTGCACCGCCATTGGAAGCTGCAACACACTCGCACTCGCATTCTGGCCAGAAGTCTCAGGTGATGCTTGCCACTGCTATGGTTCTCGTCAAGGATGCGCTTGGAACCTACTGGCCTGGAAGAGCTCTTCTCGCCTCCTGCTCTCAAGTGAACTTCGTGACGGAAGACTTCGCACAACGGCTTCGCTTACGGAGGGAAAGACATGCAGTCCAAATTCGAAGCATCGGCCATTCGCAaacagatattaaatattgcaCAACTGCATCTGTCAAATCTCGCATTTCATCTTTCGTACTCTCCGCAGATCTCTGTATTATTCCACAAATCTCATACCAGCCCGATCCGGCCATCGACGTTTCGACTTGGAAGCTGCCAGAAAATACGCCGCTCGCTGATGAAAGATTCTACCAATCACGCCACGTCAATCTGCTACTGGGAACCGAAGCCTTCTTCGACGCCTTAACTGTAGGGCAAATAAGGCTGGTACCTCAAGGCCCGCTGCTGCAGAAAACTCAGTTTGGCTGGGTCGTAACCGGCCGACTGCAGCAAACCGCGCCAATAGAAGTTTCCACTTGCATGGCTTTAAACGCAAGTTCCATTGATGTCAACCTCAAACGTCTGTGGGAACTGGAAGCAGTCGACTCGCCACCTCTGCAGAAGCCGGAGCATGCTATTTGCGAGGAACAGTACGAGAAGACCACTTGTCTCGACAGCACTGGTAGGATTGTCGTCAAACTGCCATTCAAGGCTGACCCAACTCGGTTGGGAGACTCATTTGATATCGCTCGCCGTCGGTTCCTAAGCATGGAACGTCGCCTATCGAAATCTCCAGCACTTCGTCAACAATACTGCGACTTCATGGAGGAGTATGAGAAATTGGGGCACATGTCCCCAGTTATTCATCCTAAACTGCATGAGCCGCACTACTACATCCCGAATCACTGCGTCCTCAAACCCAGCAGTGAGTCTACTAAGCTTAGGGTGGTGTTTGACGCCTCTTGCCGGACGTCAAATCAATTATCACTCAACGACTTGCTGTGCGTTGGCCCAACACTCCAGGAGGACTTGTACCTGCAGCTTCTAAAGTTCAGGCTTCATCGTTACGCCATCACAGCAGATGTGACCAAGATGTATAGGCAAGTAAATCTCGACATTATTGATCGCAAATACCAGTACATTCTTTGGAGAGCATTTTCAGAAGACACGCTGCGCACGTATCAATTGAATACGGTAACCTACGGCACTGCAGACGCCCCATTTTTGGCAACACGTAGCCTCAACCACCTCGCTGATGTTCATCAAGCTGACTGTCCAATCGGCGTCGCTATCATAAAGTCGTCTTTCTATGTTGATGACCTACTCACGGGTGCAGACGACTTAGAGACGCTTCGCATTATCAAGGATCAAGTCACAGAAATTCTTCGTCGAGGGCATTTCCCACTCACCAAATGGCATTCCAACTACGTTGGATTCATGGAAGATCATGCATCCAAGAAGCTCAGTTCCTGTGGCGAGGGACTAGCCAGCGCTCTTGGAGTGAACTGGAACCAGCACAAGGATACACTGTTCTTCAAGTTCATACCAAGGAACCACGCAACGCGTATCACCAAAAGAAGTATTTTGTCCACCGCATCCGCCTTGTTCGACCCGCTTGGTTTGCTCTCACCGCTTGTTGTTGTCGCAAAAATACTTCTGCAAGAACTTTGGCTCGCTGGCCTGCAATGGGACGAGAGCGTTCCAGAAAACATACACACGGCCTGGAGCAAATGCCTAGAATCATTCCAAACAGTCTCAATTTTATCGATTCCCCGCTATTGCCTCCAACACAAGATGCGATCACTTCAACTTCATGGATTTTGTGACGCATCAATCAGGGCCTACGGCTGCTGCGTGTATCTACGCTCGGAAACGTCGACGGGAGACGTCGCAGTGCAGCTATTGACTGGCAAATCGAGAGTGGCTCCTGTGAAGAAAAAATCCCTTCCAAAACTGGAATTGTGTGGAGCGCATTTGCTGGGCCAACTGCATGCGAAATTGAAGCCTCTATTAGCGGACAGAAAAGTCTCGGTCTATTTCTGGACGGACTCGCAGATTGTGTTTCACTGGCTAAAACAGCACTCAGTCACACTGTCAGCATTCGTTGGAAACCGAATCTCCGAAATTCAAGAATGGACCGCAGATGGCCAGTGGAAATTTGTACCAGGTGAGAGCAATCCGGCGGACACAGTTTCGCGCGGAGCTGCTACAACTGAGATGGCAGCATCGATGTGGTTCACAGGTCCACAGTTCTTGACCCAACCATCGTCCCAGTGGCCAATTACTCCGCAAATCATCGATATCGATCCAACTATTGTCAAAGCAGAGCAACGAAGGAGCACATTCACCACGGCTGTGATCAGCAATCATGTTCTCCAGCAGCTGACTCACATCAGCTCATACAATCGCTGCATTCGAACCATCGCATACGTCTTTCGCTTCGCCAACTTATCAAGAGGAGTCAAAATTGTCAATCCATCGCTTACATCGGAAGAACTTCGCCGCGCATTGTTCAGCATCGTCTACAATATTCAGCAACA CTCATCAGGACATGCTCTTATCAGGGTTGGAGGACGATTACAGAACGCCGACATCCCTGAATCTGAAAGGCATCCGCTGCTACTGCCTAGCAAATCGCACTTTGCGTGGATTTATGTACGACACTTGCATCTGAGGAATTGTCACGCAGGCCCGAAAGCTCTAGTCGCGCTAATCCGTCTGGAATACTGGATCATCAACGCCAGGGACCTGGCTCGTCGAGTGGTGCGTTCCTGTATCGCCTGCGTTCGGTTCAGACCCAAACTGGAGAACCAACTCATGGGATCGCTACCACTAGAACGAGTGCTACCGCAACAGCCGTTCCAAAGGTGTGGCGTCGACTTCTGCGGACCGTTTAACATATATCTTCGCATTAGAGGAAAGGTTCCAACAAAGTCCTACCTCGCTGTCTTCATTTGTTTGGCATCCAAGGCCGTCCATATAGAAGTCGTCTCGGATTTGTCAACCAAGGCATTTCTTGCAGCACTTAAACGGATGATCGCCAGACGGTCAATTCCAACCGACATCTTCTGCGACAACGGAACCAATTTCGTCGGAGCTGCCAACCATCTTCAAGAACTACGAGCGTTCCTTCAAGACAAAGCCACGCAAGAAGTCATTTCGTCTTATTTGTCAACTGATTTCATAACTTTCCATTTCATCCCTCCTAGAGCTGCTCACTTTGGAGGCCTTTGGGAGGCGGCGGTAAAGAGCGCCAAGAGTCTACTCTACAGAACACTGATGAATTCAAGATTCACCTTCGAGGAGCTCTGCACCATAACCACTGAAGTCGAAGCGATTCTCAACTCGCGCCCATTGTCTCCGCTGTCTCCAGATCCCAACGACTTTGGGGCACTTACTCCGGGCCACTTCCTGGTGGGGAAATCTCTTCGTGCCCCTCCAGAACGGACTGTGTCATCAACACATGCGTCCAGCCTGGAACGATTCGACGCCGTGACCGCGAGCAAACAACAGTTTTGGCGAAGGTGGTCGCTTGAGTACCTACATGAACTACGCTCGCGCACCAAATGGACAACACCATCGGCCAACATCAGGGCTAACACCATGGTCATCATCCACGACGACAATCTGCCTCCTCAGCGATGGAAGATCGGGCGCGTGGAGACCGTTGTTCCCGGAAAGGATGGGCTAGTTCGAGTGGCCCACATTCGAACCAGCACTGGG acggcacgcatcgggtccaaggtccaagatGTCCCGTTAATTCACGGTGCATCCTCTTTGCGCCGGTTCAAAGTcctttaccgttcgaccttatTGCCCTTTGGCGgcgtgggtccaaggtccagcgcGGTACCGTTATTTTACGGTCTCTCCGCTTTGgctgggtccaaggtccagtatttaccggtggacctggatgcccttggattctgccgcattctcgatgccttcgctgttgctaggggctctcctgcctcgtga